A genomic segment from Thermococcus sp. encodes:
- the eif2g gene encoding translation initiation factor IF-2 subunit gamma translates to MAKEFRQAEVNIGMVGHVDHGKTTLTKALTGIWTDTHSEELRRGITIKIGFADAEIRKCPKCGRYSTSPVCPYCGAETEFERRVSFIDAPGHEALMTTMLAGASLMDGAVLVIAANEGVMPQTREHLMALQIVGNKNIVIALNKIELVDRETVMKRYEEIKEFIKGTVAENAPIIPISALHGANVDVLLAAIEKFIPTPKRDPNKPPKMLVLRSFDVNKPGTPPEKLIGGVIGGSIVQGKLKVGDEIEIRPGVPYEEHGRIKYEPITTEIVSLQAGGRFVEEAYPGGLVGVGTKLDPYLTKGDLMAGNVVGKPGKLPPVWEELRLEVHLLERVVGTADELKVEPIKRKEVLLLNVGTARTMGLVTGLGKDEIELKLQIPVCAEVGDRVAISRQVGSRWRLIGYGFIKE, encoded by the coding sequence ATGGCCAAGGAGTTTAGACAGGCCGAGGTTAACATAGGAATGGTTGGTCACGTTGACCACGGCAAGACGACGCTCACCAAGGCTTTAACCGGAATTTGGACTGACACGCACAGCGAGGAACTCAGAAGGGGTATCACGATAAAGATAGGCTTCGCCGATGCCGAGATAAGGAAGTGCCCCAAGTGTGGCAGGTACTCAACTTCACCGGTCTGTCCGTACTGCGGTGCCGAGACTGAATTTGAGAGGCGCGTTTCCTTCATAGATGCACCTGGCCACGAGGCGCTGATGACAACGATGCTCGCTGGAGCTTCACTCATGGACGGTGCGGTGCTTGTTATAGCGGCCAACGAGGGGGTCATGCCCCAGACGAGGGAACACCTAATGGCCCTTCAGATAGTTGGAAACAAGAACATAGTCATAGCACTCAACAAGATTGAGCTCGTCGACAGGGAGACCGTCATGAAGCGCTATGAGGAAATCAAGGAGTTTATCAAGGGCACAGTGGCTGAAAATGCTCCAATAATCCCGATTTCAGCTCTTCACGGGGCCAATGTTGACGTTCTTCTCGCGGCAATAGAGAAGTTCATTCCAACGCCAAAGCGCGACCCGAACAAGCCACCCAAGATGCTGGTTTTGAGAAGCTTTGATGTCAACAAGCCGGGAACTCCCCCCGAGAAGCTCATAGGTGGTGTTATCGGCGGTTCGATAGTCCAGGGCAAGCTGAAAGTGGGAGACGAGATAGAAATTCGCCCCGGCGTTCCCTACGAGGAACACGGCAGGATTAAGTACGAGCCAATAACCACTGAAATAGTCTCTCTCCAGGCCGGTGGAAGGTTCGTTGAGGAGGCCTATCCCGGCGGTCTCGTCGGTGTTGGAACCAAGCTCGACCCATACCTAACGAAGGGTGACCTCATGGCCGGAAACGTCGTCGGAAAGCCCGGTAAACTCCCGCCGGTGTGGGAGGAGCTCAGGCTTGAGGTTCACCTTCTCGAGCGCGTCGTTGGTACGGCAGATGAGCTCAAGGTCGAGCCAATCAAGAGGAAGGAGGTTCTCCTTCTCAACGTCGGAACGGCCAGAACAATGGGCCTCGTCACCGGCCTTGGAAAGGACGAGATTGAGCTCAAGCTCCAGATTCCGGTCTGTGCTGAGGTCGGCGACAGGGTTGCCATAAGCAGGCAGGTCGGGAG
- a CDS encoding 30S ribosomal protein S6e, giving the protein MATFKLVISNPKTGIAKQVEITGGEAEKLIGKRIGEEVPAKELGLNLREIFGDENIPEDAKLKITGGTDKDGFPMRPDVHGPRRAKILLSKGPGFRPREKGERRKKTVHGNTISPNIVQVNMKIVF; this is encoded by the coding sequence ATGGCCACTTTCAAGCTCGTTATATCGAACCCGAAGACAGGTATAGCGAAGCAGGTTGAGATAACCGGTGGAGAAGCAGAGAAGCTCATAGGAAAGCGCATAGGTGAGGAAGTCCCAGCGAAGGAGCTCGGTCTTAACCTCAGGGAGATATTCGGCGACGAGAACATTCCCGAGGATGCGAAGCTCAAGATAACCGGCGGAACCGACAAGGACGGCTTCCCGATGAGACCAGACGTCCACGGTCCGAGGAGGGCTAAAATACTCCTCTCCAAGGGGCCGGGCTTCAGGCCCAGGGAGAAGGGTGAGAGGAGGAAGAAGACCGTCCACGGCAACACCATAAGCCCAAACATAGTCCAGGTCAACATGAAGATTGTGTTCTAA